The segment ATCCGTATTGCGCAGCAATTTGCGATATGGTAAGCGGCTCCATATAATACATATTCATATAGGTTACCGCTTTTTCCACCATCTCCCGCCCGCTCTCGCGGCTTTGGTTATTCGCACTCAACAGTATCTCACTCATCATTTCCAAAAACAGCACTTTAACCCGTAAAGCCAGGAAAGGCTCCGACGTGGCACAATGTTTATGTAAACGGTGCAACAAATCATTGATCCGGGTGTTGCTGCCTGTCTCCAACTCAAAATGAGCTTGTCCATAAGAAACTTTGTCGATTATCTGATCATCGGCCTGATAATGAAGCACCATAAAATCCCACTCCGAATCTCCCAACACCTCTTTATCCAGCGACATATTCGGGCCGGCATGAAAAATCTTACCGTACTCCATTTCATAAGGAACACCGTCAAAAAACATGCGCGCTCTTCCACGCAGGGGAAAAACAAATCCCGAGAAGGGTGGCGTGTACACACCGAAGCATTTCCTGCCAGGAGGCACAGTAACCCTAACCACATCAATTATGCTGATATTTACTTTGGCATAATACTGTGCCATTTCTGAAATATCCACACTCATCTTTGTAAAGGCCTCCTTTATTGCAAGATATATGCCTCTATTGTAATATGATCGATATTGATAATCAATATCGATCATATTTTTTGTAGTTGTTTCGCTGTAACATCTGACTGTATCTTATACTACCTTGGCAATTACTCATCCCCCACTCTCACCGGAAAAAAATCCATGTTACAGAAGAAATATCTCCATTTACTCCTGTACCTTAACTTTGGTATGCTATTGGATGCCATACTTAATTGATATTGATTATCATTTATATTTTCAGCAACAATTCCTACGGGAAAGTACAGACAGAGGAGAGGAGTCAACTATATGCGCAAGAAAAAACTATCGGCTACCCAGAAACGGCTGCTTTGCGCCTTTATCGGCAGCAGTTTGTTCTGGCATACGCCTGTTTTAGGCTATGGGGAGGAAAGCCCGGAGGCCGTTCCGGCTACCGGGCACACAACAGAAGAAAAAGTCGCCAAAGATTCTGGTCAATATGAATTCAATTTAGAAGGTATCGAGGTTACGGCTAAACGCCTGCGTACCACTTCCCCCATTTACGCCGGCGGTCAGGTAGCCCGGGAAAGCAACTTAGGTGTACTGGGCAACAGGGATTTTATGGACACTCCCTTCAGTATCACCAGCTACACCTCGCAGGCCATCGAAGACCGTCAGGCCAGCACATTGCAGGATATTTTACGGAGTGATTCTTCTGTTCGCTTCGGCACCTCCGACGGACATATAATGGAGAATTTCACTATTCGCGGTTTGACGGTAAACAACGAATACATTTACTTTAACGGCATGGCGGGCCTGGCGCCGCAAGGGCGAGTGCCGCTTGAATTTGTTGACCGGGTGGAAGTTTTAAAAGGCCCTGCCGCCTTGCTTTACGGCGGCGTCAATGCCTCGGTCGGCGGCGCCATAAACCTGGTTCCCAAACGCGCTGCCGAGGAGGATTTCACCACCCTTACCACCGACTATACCTCTCAGACTCAATTAGGCGGCCACATTGATATCAGCCGTCGGTTCGGTGAAGATAAAGAACTGGGCGTCCGTTTCAACGGCGTATATAAAGACGGTGAAACGGAAATCGACGACCAGTCGAAAAAGCGCCTCCTTGGCTCTCTGGCTATCGACTATACCAAGGATAAATGGCGTACTACGCTGGACGCCTACGGTTCCCAGGAAAGCTATGACAATGGCTCGGTATCGATGTACAATTTTTATCAAAATTCCACGACTAAACAATATAGCTATTCCGACGCACCGGACGGTTCAACCAATCTGCTGAAGGGTGCCTATGGCACCCTTCGCAACAATGCCTTTTTATTTAAGACCGAATACGATTTGCAGGACAATATAACAGCTTACGCCAGTATCGGCAAGCTAGCCAGCACTTCCACCGGCTACATTACCGGTAACCATATCCGTAGCCTGAAAAGTGATGGAACAGCTACCATCAACTTATATAACCAATACCTCTGGACCGATACCACCTCCGCCGATTTCAGCATACGGGCCAACTATCAGACCGGCTCGGTCAAGCATCAGCTTAATTTGGGTTATAACCAAACCGATACCGATTCCGCATCAACGTATAACTCCATAACCGGTATTCAAACAAATCTTTATAATCCTACGTCTCTTGCATCCTATTACTCATTACTTTCTACTCCATCCCGTCCTAATAAAACCAGCGAAACCAATCTTTCCAGTTTATTCTTCGGTGATACACTGTCTTTTGACAAAGCTAAGACTGAACTGACTTTAGGGCTTCGGAAACAAAACGTGGAAACCTATTCCTATGCGCTTAATACCGGAGCACTAACTTCCTCATATGAGTCGGATGCTACCACACCGGTTATCGGGTTAGTCGTTAAACCTTGGGGAGACTCCGTATCCCTTTACGCCAATTATATTGAAGCACTCTCACCTGGCACAGTTGTTTCTAACACTAGTTATTCTAATTATGGCCAAGTACTGGCCCCCTACCGAACCAAACAACAGGAAGTCGGTGTTAAATGGGATCAAGGCAAATTTGCCAACACACTGGCCTTCTTCCAGATTAATAAACCAAATAGCCTGGTGGAAAACTCCGTACAGTCCTATGACGGTGAACAAAGGCATGAAGGAGTTGAATGGAACACCTTTGGCAACGTCTCCGAGCATGTGCGGCTTTTAGGTGGTATTACTTACCTTGACGCCAAAGTAACCCGTGCTGCCTCTAACCAGGGCAAGGTTCCCTATGGCACACCCAGATGGCTGATGAATGCCGGCGCCGAGTGGGATACGCCGTGGAACCGTGATCTAACACTGTCCCTATTGGCAGTCTATACCGGCACACAATACGCCGACAGCGGTAATACCGTCAAACTCCCCAGTTCGGTCCGCTTCGACCTGGGCGCCCGTTACAAAACCACAGTCGACCACACACCGGTCACCTTCCGGGCCAATGTAGAGAATATCTTCAATAAGCATTATTGGTCTGGCGCCTTTTCCGATGGTTATGTAACACTAGGCGGCCCTCGTACCTTTAAGTTATCGGCCACCTGGAACCTGTAACTATGACTAAGCCGGTAATAAACTCCCTGCACCTGCTGGCCCGCAAGCTTAAACTCCGGCTCGCAGGGCAGGATAAAACCACCCAAACCGTATTGCGTATACTGGCAGCTCTGGCCGGCGGCTATACCCTGCTGCTCAGCACCACTATGGCCTTGGTGCTGCTGCTGCCTTTGCCTAAAGCCGATGCGTTGTTTTTCACTTCTTTGCTGCCTGCCATACTCTATCCGGCTTTGCTTATCTGGACCTTTTCCGGCGCTACCGCCCAGTTTATCTGGCACAGACTGCTGTGCGCCACACTGGGCTGCACGATTCTTATTATCATCGCCGTCTGGCTGCGCTGAAGGAGGCCTACTATGACATCACTAAAAGCAAACTCACTGTTCCGGCAGGGCATGAGCGAATTTCATACCTGGTTCGGCCTGGTCTTCGGCTGGCTGCTGTTCGTCATCTTTCTGACCGGCACGCTCTCGATCTTTGCCCAGGAACTGACTTATTGGATGGAGCCTGAAATCAGGCAGGCTCCGGCCACGCCGCTCCAAAGCGTGGCTTCGGCCGACAAAACACTCCGGCAGCTTGCCCCAACCGCCGATATGTGGATGCTCGAACTGCCGCAAAAACGCCACCCTGATTTAGAAGTAGTCTGGCGAAAGGGCAACACCCAGTTGGAACGGCATCTTGATCCGGGCACAGGACGGATTCTGCCGGTTAGAAACACCGAAGGCGGCGAATTTTTCGCCCACTTCCATTATGAACTGCACAGCGGCAAGGCCGGCCTGTGGCTGGTCAGTTTAGCCTCCGCGGTCATGCTGGCCGCTTTGGTATCGGGCATCGTGATCCGCAAGCAGGTTTTTAAAGAATTTTTTGCCTTTCACTGGCGAAAAAACTGGTTCAGCGCCCATACTATGACCGGCGTTCTGACGCTGCCCTTCGTGGCTCTGATCACCTATACCGGCCTGACCATTGTCCTTTTTCTGCTACTGCCTGTCCCGCAAGTGTTATATGGTAGTGCCTGGAAAGGTCCGGCGCTCATTGCATCGCAGAACTTTGACCGTCCCCCGGTCAAACAGCCGGGCACACTCATTTCCTTAACTTCTCTGTTGCCCCAGGCCGAACAGGAATTGGGTCAGGGCAAAATTGCCTTTGTACGGGTGACCCATCCCGGCGACCGCCAGGCGGTGGTCACCTTTTACCGTACCGTAGACGATACGGTAACCGCCATGAGTGAAAAAGTTTCCTTTGACGGAGTAACCGGACAGCTTTTGGGCAGCCAGCATACCTGGACACCGGCCGTCACTATCTACCGCACACTGGTCGGCTTGCATGTTGCCCGCTTCGGCGGCCACCTCATCCCCTGGCTGTATTTCATCGCCGGTTTGGCAAGCTGCGTTATGATCGCCACCGGACTTATTTTCTTTACAGTAAAACGCCGCAGCCGTTATCTGCGCAGTGAATTAACCCGCATAACCTACCGCAGTATTGAAGCACTCAATATCACAGCCGTTCTGGGTTCCTCCCTTGCCTGCGTCGGCTATCTCTGGGGCAACCGCTTGCTGCCGACAGCACTGACCGACCGAAGCAGCACGGAAATCACCGTATTCTTCAGTCTGTGGTTCCTATCACTGCTGCACGCTTGCTTCCGTCCCTCTCTTCAAGCCTGGCGTGAACAAACCGGCGTTTTTTCCCTGCTTTGCCTGGGCCTGCCGGTCATAAACGCCTTGACCAGTCACGTCGGCCTCATTCCGTCCCTGTCAGCCGGTGACTGGCTGACAGCCGGCGTTGATTTGACCACACTTGCGCTTGGTCTCGCGAGTGTTATCGTATTCCGGCAATTAACTGTCCGCATTAGAAACACTCCCGCCGGTTCTGCAGCGACTAAGCAGGAACGCTTATTTTCCTGCAAAACTTATCTCTAAGGAGTAAACCGATGGAACTAATAAACCAAGCCCTTTACCTGTTTCACAAAGGTGGCCCTGTCATGTATGTGTTATCCGCCTGCTCGTTATTTACCCTAACTATCGCCATAGAACGACTGTTATACTATCGCAGCATATCCGTCAACAGCCGCCTATTCCAGCAAAAATTGCAGTCGTTACTGGAAAAGCAGCATTTCACTGATGCCCTCCAGCTTTGCGATCAAACCAAGAATCTGTTCTCCCGAATCGCCCAGGCCGGCCTACAGGCCCATCAACGGGGCAGCCAGGTTGATAACTCCCTGGAAAGCGCCGCTACTTTGGCAGCAGCCCGTCTACGAGAGCATTTGGATGAATTGAGCATGATCGTTACGTTGGCTCCTTTGCTCGGTTTGTTAGGCACGGTCATCGGCATGATTCAGTCGTTCAGCGTGCTGAATGTCCAAACCGGACAGCCAATGGCTATCACCGGCGGTGTCGGTGAAGCTTTGATTGCCACGGCCACCGGTCTTAGCGTGGCAACTGCGGCTCTGGTGATCCACGCGCTATTTTCCCGCTGGGTCAACCGTCAGATCACCGATATCGAGCAACTGGCAGCCCTGGTTATTGACACCACCTTAATAAAAAAAGCCAGCCGGAGAGATGCCCATGAAATTGCGTAGTCTGCGGGTGGAAAACCAGCCGCAATTGATGATTATCCCCATGATTGATATTATCTTCTTTCTCTTAGTATTTTTCATGATGAGCACGCTGTACATGGTGGAGCAGCATACCGTCCCAGTCAATCTGCCGCAAGCGGCCAGTGCCCAGCAGGATAAACCACAAAGCATCACCATCACCGTGTTGGAAACAGGCAAAATTCTGTTCGACCAGGAGGAAGTGCCCTTAGAATTACTGAAAAAACGAGTCGGTCTGGAACTGAACAAGCAAACGGATATTGTCTTCATCCTGCGAGGTGATAAGGCCGTGCCCTACGGCCAGGTCGTTGCCGTATTGGACGAGCTTAAACAGTCAGGTGCCCGCCGGGTGTCCGTAGCCGTGGAAAAAGCGAGGTAACCGCATGAGCTATTCCTACCACTGGCCTAAATCACTGGCATTATCATTGTGCCTGCATCTTGTTTTACTGACCATCGCCGGCTATCTTGCCCCAGGACTGGCTGCCCCCATACTACCCGAGGAACGCCTGTTGGAGATGGAATTGGCCCCCGGCGCACCGGCGATGCCCGCTTCCGATTTGCCGGAACAAACGTCGGAACCGGAATACGCCACAGCCTTGCCCGATAGTCCGGCCGAGGCAGAAGCTCCTGTTCAGCCTGTTGCTGCCATAACCCATACACCGGTGACAAACAGCAGAAAACTCACGTCATCGGCAGCAGGTCTCCCAGGTCCGGCTGCCGCCGCCCCAAGCGGCGGCAGTATAGCACCAGCTGCTACGATACCTGCTGCCGAGAGCAAGGGAATCGCCGCCCCCAGTGTTCTATCACGAACCACGCCAGCCTATCCGGCTGTGGCCCGTCAGGCTGGCCAGGAAGGTACGGCTCTGCTTCAGGTCGAAATTTTGCCCAATGGACGCACTGGCGAGATCAATATTATCCGTTCGTCAGGCTACCCCACTCTGGATGAGGCGGCTGTCCAAACGGTACGTCAGTGGAAATTTATCCCGGCTAAAAATCTCCAAACCGGCAAGAATATTACCTGCACAACCAAGTTACCTGTTTCGTTCCGTTTGCACTAGGCTGTCGCCTGAAAGCGTTAAAAAATATAGGAATAACAATGTTATTCCTATATTTTTTATTCCTTACTTTTTAGTTACCTTGGCAGTTCTAAAATGGCAGAGTGCTGGCGTAACTATATTTCGTAACACCAGCGGAGGAAAGAGACATCCTGGACGGTATGCCAATTGACGACAACATAGCGCTCGGAATATAGCAGCATGCACTGGACTAGGGGTTAATCTCACAGTTCAAAACTGCAGACAAGGAAAATGCCTGCTCTGCGTCGAATCAAAGCAGCATAATCCAGTTCTGGGAGGATTTCCATGAAAAAGCTGCTTGCCTTGACAGTCGCCTTGCTAGTAATCTGGCTGGGCTGGCTGCTGACCCACTCCAACCGTTCTACGCCACCGGCCACCGACAACCAAACAGCCGGCTCACAGGAACCGGCCAGTCAAGCTGCGTCACCGGCAGCACCAACCGGTCAGAAAGCTGCCGAACCATCAACCGAAACAGTACCGGCAAGCGGCAAGGAAGCCAGCCTAGGCTCACAGCAGCTGGGCGCAACGAAAGTGTTGACTCCGGCCGGCAAACAGGAAAACCTGTCCGAACAGACTTACCACCTGCAAAAAGAAGAGAAAAAGGGAGTGCAAATCCTGCCCGGCATACAGGTAAAAGACGGGGCAGTCCAAATCCTGCCTGGCGTACAGGTAAAAAGCGGGGCAGTCCAGATCGAAATGGATAAGGACAAAGATAAGCAACTTGAAATTGAGCGCCATCCTGACAACTCCAACAGCGATTATCAGATTATGTTAAAGCAAAAATTCTAATCGAAGCAACCAAAAAGAGCAGGTTGCCGGCTTGAAACCCGGCAACCTGCTCTTTTCTTTCTATAGCCGCTGAAACAAATGATTCCGGTGCTCCGGCACAGGAATATAACCTGCTATAGACAATCCGTTGGACTCCTCCAGAACCCAGGCACTGGCTACTTCCGCCAATACATCCATGGCATCCAGCAGCACCGGATTAGCATAACTATTCGGCAACAGCACCGGCAAATCGGTACAAGCCAGCAGGACTCCCTCGGCTCCCCGGGCCAGCAATGACGCAACCATTCGCTGGAGGGCCGTACGATCCTTGGACAAAAACTGACCTTTAACAATGTGCATAATAATGGCTGCCAACAGTTCTTGCTGACTTTGGTCCGGCAGAACGGGTTCGATATCGCGTTGATGCAATTCATAGGTATATAAGCCAGATTGAATCGTTGCCGTGGAAGCCAATACGCCAACTTTATTCCATCTTTTACGAAGCTGAATATAAGCGCAGGTTTCTTCAATCATGTTGATCACCGGGACAGACGCCACCTGCCTGATGTGGGGCATAAACATATGGGCCGTGTTGCAGGGTATTACAATAAAGTCCACCCGCGGCCCCAATAAACGGACACCTTCCAAAATCAGCTTTTGCAAATAGTCACCGCCCTGGTTCTCTTTAATCCAGGCATCGGCAGCCTGAAAAGGTTCCGGTACACTATACAGCAATACCGGCGGATAACTTTCCCGGTTTTGAAAATTCCTTATCAATTTCATGTAAAACAGCGATGTGGCATCCGGTCCCATTCCACCTATGATACCGCAAGTTTTCATGAACATTGCCTCCTTACAACAGATTTCCGGAAGCTGTCGCCACTAAAGCCGTCATGGCCGAACAAAAGTTCTGTTTCCGCCTGGCTACGCAGCACACCGGAACCATAAAAGCCTAAGCTTAGTAAAAACTGTTGAGATTCCAGATCGGAGCCAGTCACTCTGACTTGACAGACCGGTGCTTTACAAGGACGCTTCAAATCCAAATGCAGCACATATCTGAGCAAATGACCAAATTTATATGTTAAACGTTTAATTAGAAAGCCTTGTCGTATGGCTGAAGACAAAGAAGCATAGTTCTGCGGCGCAATAGTAAGACAAATATGCTCGTATCCTCTGTCCCTGAAGATTTTCAAATGATGATCAGCCAGCATTTTCAGTAAGCCCTGTTGACGATATTTCGGATGAATAGCGGTAGGCCCCCACTGTACAATTAGGGATACCTCGCTGCCGCCAAGACCGATATCCACACCGATGGCTTCGTTTCCCTCCAGCAAGCAAGCCATATGAAACCCAATCAAGTCTCCTGCCTCAAAAAGGCCTAAACAATTTTTCCCATCGGCCAGTA is part of the Propionispora vibrioides genome and harbors:
- a CDS encoding AraC family transcriptional regulator; the protein is MSVDISEMAQYYAKVNISIIDVVRVTVPPGRKCFGVYTPPFSGFVFPLRGRARMFFDGVPYEMEYGKIFHAGPNMSLDKEVLGDSEWDFMVLHYQADDQIIDKVSYGQAHFELETGSNTRINDLLHRLHKHCATSEPFLALRVKVLFLEMMSEILLSANNQSRESGREMVEKAVTYMNMYYMEPLTISQIAAQYGLNNKQFTYLFQRHTGIGPTEYLIQQRIGRARELLCTTRCSVAEIAACVGYADPYYFSKLFKKRTGVSPSSFNRRKGQ
- a CDS encoding TonB-dependent receptor, which translates into the protein MRKKKLSATQKRLLCAFIGSSLFWHTPVLGYGEESPEAVPATGHTTEEKVAKDSGQYEFNLEGIEVTAKRLRTTSPIYAGGQVARESNLGVLGNRDFMDTPFSITSYTSQAIEDRQASTLQDILRSDSSVRFGTSDGHIMENFTIRGLTVNNEYIYFNGMAGLAPQGRVPLEFVDRVEVLKGPAALLYGGVNASVGGAINLVPKRAAEEDFTTLTTDYTSQTQLGGHIDISRRFGEDKELGVRFNGVYKDGETEIDDQSKKRLLGSLAIDYTKDKWRTTLDAYGSQESYDNGSVSMYNFYQNSTTKQYSYSDAPDGSTNLLKGAYGTLRNNAFLFKTEYDLQDNITAYASIGKLASTSTGYITGNHIRSLKSDGTATINLYNQYLWTDTTSADFSIRANYQTGSVKHQLNLGYNQTDTDSASTYNSITGIQTNLYNPTSLASYYSLLSTPSRPNKTSETNLSSLFFGDTLSFDKAKTELTLGLRKQNVETYSYALNTGALTSSYESDATTPVIGLVVKPWGDSVSLYANYIEALSPGTVVSNTSYSNYGQVLAPYRTKQQEVGVKWDQGKFANTLAFFQINKPNSLVENSVQSYDGEQRHEGVEWNTFGNVSEHVRLLGGITYLDAKVTRAASNQGKVPYGTPRWLMNAGAEWDTPWNRDLTLSLLAVYTGTQYADSGNTVKLPSSVRFDLGARYKTTVDHTPVTFRANVENIFNKHYWSGAFSDGYVTLGGPRTFKLSATWNL
- a CDS encoding PepSY-associated TM helix domain-containing protein; the encoded protein is MTSLKANSLFRQGMSEFHTWFGLVFGWLLFVIFLTGTLSIFAQELTYWMEPEIRQAPATPLQSVASADKTLRQLAPTADMWMLELPQKRHPDLEVVWRKGNTQLERHLDPGTGRILPVRNTEGGEFFAHFHYELHSGKAGLWLVSLASAVMLAALVSGIVIRKQVFKEFFAFHWRKNWFSAHTMTGVLTLPFVALITYTGLTIVLFLLLPVPQVLYGSAWKGPALIASQNFDRPPVKQPGTLISLTSLLPQAEQELGQGKIAFVRVTHPGDRQAVVTFYRTVDDTVTAMSEKVSFDGVTGQLLGSQHTWTPAVTIYRTLVGLHVARFGGHLIPWLYFIAGLASCVMIATGLIFFTVKRRSRYLRSELTRITYRSIEALNITAVLGSSLACVGYLWGNRLLPTALTDRSSTEITVFFSLWFLSLLHACFRPSLQAWREQTGVFSLLCLGLPVINALTSHVGLIPSLSAGDWLTAGVDLTTLALGLASVIVFRQLTVRIRNTPAGSAATKQERLFSCKTYL
- a CDS encoding MotA/TolQ/ExbB proton channel family protein; this translates as MELINQALYLFHKGGPVMYVLSACSLFTLTIAIERLLYYRSISVNSRLFQQKLQSLLEKQHFTDALQLCDQTKNLFSRIAQAGLQAHQRGSQVDNSLESAATLAAARLREHLDELSMIVTLAPLLGLLGTVIGMIQSFSVLNVQTGQPMAITGGVGEALIATATGLSVATAALVIHALFSRWVNRQITDIEQLAALVIDTTLIKKASRRDAHEIA
- a CDS encoding ExbD/TolR family protein → MKLRSLRVENQPQLMIIPMIDIIFFLLVFFMMSTLYMVEQHTVPVNLPQAASAQQDKPQSITITVLETGKILFDQEEVPLELLKKRVGLELNKQTDIVFILRGDKAVPYGQVVAVLDELKQSGARRVSVAVEKAR
- a CDS encoding energy transducer TonB; the encoded protein is MSYSYHWPKSLALSLCLHLVLLTIAGYLAPGLAAPILPEERLLEMELAPGAPAMPASDLPEQTSEPEYATALPDSPAEAEAPVQPVAAITHTPVTNSRKLTSSAAGLPGPAAAAPSGGSIAPAATIPAAESKGIAAPSVLSRTTPAYPAVARQAGQEGTALLQVEILPNGRTGEINIIRSSGYPTLDEAAVQTVRQWKFIPAKNLQTGKNITCTTKLPVSFRLH
- a CDS encoding aspartate/glutamate racemase family protein: MKTCGIIGGMGPDATSLFYMKLIRNFQNRESYPPVLLYSVPEPFQAADAWIKENQGGDYLQKLILEGVRLLGPRVDFIVIPCNTAHMFMPHIRQVASVPVINMIEETCAYIQLRKRWNKVGVLASTATIQSGLYTYELHQRDIEPVLPDQSQQELLAAIIMHIVKGQFLSKDRTALQRMVASLLARGAEGVLLACTDLPVLLPNSYANPVLLDAMDVLAEVASAWVLEESNGLSIAGYIPVPEHRNHLFQRL
- a CDS encoding GNAT family N-acetyltransferase; the encoded protein is MEPHFHYEIKFLKPQHLPEILTLQNLVIENLPDKECYYQEPLAFFEKVLADGKNCLGLFEAGDLIGFHMACLLEGNEAIGVDIGLGGSEVSLIVQWGPTAIHPKYRQQGLLKMLADHHLKIFRDRGYEHICLTIAPQNYASLSSAIRQGFLIKRLTYKFGHLLRYVLHLDLKRPCKAPVCQVRVTGSDLESQQFLLSLGFYGSGVLRSQAETELLFGHDGFSGDSFRKSVVRRQCS